A genomic stretch from Cumulibacter manganitolerans includes:
- a CDS encoding class I adenylate-forming enzyme family protein, protein MSPTERSGASTVLQQSRALTALLEEDGATIIEALDRHVRERPDALAVTYGPTDLRLTYAELGERSDRIAGNLRAQGVQPGDVVSVLATDPFLSTALMFGIWKAQAIYGPINFQYAGQLLAYSLDDAKPVLLVCQDSLVDRVAAVWESIVVRPQVLISGTAPDGLPMPSADAALLESPAERPSDVDIAFHTPCSLIYTSGTTGPSKGVVHPHRWIGQYTWAMRRRLTPDDVVYNDLPMYHVGGAYANVVAAIWAGGGVTLWDRFSPSEFWSRIAAGSCTSAIILDVMIPWLLANPAGPDDRRNTLNKAHMQPLPVRHHEFARRFGIDSITAGFGQTEAGCPAVVVLEECAPGEGTPDDLFRGRTQAELRADAEAAGLCVLPGQQVTRKAAMGLPVPFFECAVLDEVDQPCPPGVAGHWAVRPRLPYLLYNEYLGKPDKTLEANRNLWFHTGDAAVQDDEGYFYFLDRLGDRIRVRGENVSSVHVEEILSGHPQVDVAAVVAVPSPRSDEDEIVAFIQADPDTRPTTDSLREYAGANLPKFMRPWAYRFVDELPKTPTNKIEKHKLRALAKEDDGG, encoded by the coding sequence GTGAGCCCGACGGAGCGGTCCGGCGCGTCCACCGTGCTGCAGCAGTCGCGCGCGCTGACCGCGCTGCTGGAGGAGGACGGCGCGACGATCATCGAGGCGCTGGACCGGCACGTCCGCGAGCGGCCGGACGCGCTCGCCGTCACCTACGGACCGACCGACCTGCGGCTGACGTACGCCGAGCTGGGGGAGCGCTCCGACCGCATCGCCGGCAACCTGCGCGCCCAGGGCGTGCAGCCCGGCGACGTGGTGAGCGTCCTGGCGACCGACCCGTTCCTGAGCACCGCGCTGATGTTCGGCATCTGGAAGGCCCAGGCCATCTACGGCCCGATCAACTTCCAGTACGCCGGCCAGCTGCTGGCCTACTCCCTCGACGACGCGAAACCGGTGCTGCTGGTGTGCCAGGACTCGCTCGTCGACCGGGTCGCCGCCGTCTGGGAGTCGATCGTCGTCCGGCCGCAGGTGCTCATCTCCGGGACGGCGCCGGACGGCCTCCCGATGCCGTCCGCCGATGCGGCGCTGCTGGAGAGCCCGGCGGAGCGCCCGAGCGACGTGGACATCGCCTTCCACACGCCGTGCAGCCTGATCTACACCTCCGGGACCACCGGGCCGTCGAAGGGCGTCGTGCATCCGCATCGCTGGATCGGGCAGTACACGTGGGCGATGCGTCGCCGGCTGACCCCGGACGACGTCGTGTACAACGACCTGCCGATGTACCACGTCGGCGGCGCGTACGCGAACGTCGTCGCGGCGATCTGGGCCGGCGGCGGCGTGACGCTGTGGGATCGCTTCTCGCCGTCCGAGTTCTGGTCGCGGATCGCGGCGGGCTCGTGCACCAGCGCGATCATCCTGGACGTCATGATCCCGTGGCTGCTGGCCAACCCGGCCGGCCCGGACGATCGCCGCAACACCCTGAACAAGGCCCACATGCAGCCCCTGCCGGTGCGCCACCACGAGTTCGCGCGCCGCTTCGGCATCGACTCGATCACCGCCGGTTTCGGACAGACCGAGGCCGGCTGCCCCGCGGTGGTGGTCCTCGAGGAGTGCGCGCCCGGCGAGGGCACGCCCGACGACCTGTTCCGCGGCCGGACCCAGGCCGAGCTGCGGGCCGACGCCGAGGCGGCCGGCCTGTGCGTGCTCCCCGGGCAGCAGGTCACCCGCAAGGCCGCGATGGGCCTGCCCGTCCCGTTCTTCGAGTGCGCGGTGCTCGACGAGGTGGACCAGCCGTGCCCGCCGGGCGTCGCGGGGCACTGGGCGGTCCGGCCGCGGCTGCCGTACCTGCTCTACAACGAGTACCTCGGCAAGCCGGACAAGACCCTCGAGGCCAACCGCAATCTCTGGTTCCACACCGGGGACGCCGCGGTGCAGGACGACGAGGGCTACTTCTACTTCCTCGACCGGCTCGGGGACCGGATCCGGGTACGCGGCGAGAACGTCTCCAGCGTGCACGTCGAGGAGATCCTGAGCGGGCACCCGCAGGTGGACGTCGCCGCGGTCGTCGCCGTCCCCAGCCCGCGCTCGGACGAGGACGAGATCGTCGCGTTCATCCAGGCCGACCCGGACACGCGGCCCACCACCGACTCCTTGCGGGAGTACGCGGGGGCCAACCTGCCGAAGTTCATGCGTCCGTGGGCCTACCGGTTCGTCGACGAGCTGCCCAAGACGCCGACCAACAAGATCGAGAAGCACAAGCTGCGCGCCCTCGCGAAGGAGGACGACGGCGGCTGA